From Homalodisca vitripennis isolate AUS2020 chromosome 1, UT_GWSS_2.1, whole genome shotgun sequence, the proteins below share one genomic window:
- the LOC124369528 gene encoding D-arabinitol dehydrogenase 1-like isoform X3 translates to MDALQFDLKKKQVSLTKTEMPTAVESRDVVVKVKYAGVCGTDLHLMDGKFPCADWPFILGHELCGVVHSVGSKVKHVKQGDRVAVDPNSGCGTCVYCTTGRYHLCPTGGLASYIGFYKDGGWAQYCKAPAGQIYRLPESTTFQQGLLTEPMSCISHTWDMMTPVPIGSSVLVLGAGIIGNLVSALLHHSGHRKVVVCEPSPARQTLNKKLDTGFKCCSPEELKAMKDSNPQWGVDLCVDCSGSCHAMEEAMSLLNPCGRLYIFGVASPEAKIRISPFDMFLKELSIVGSALNPYSFQNAINLINAMGSRYMEFEKLGVQLFSPEKHEEAFDSLRKGKISKAVFNFSSELD, encoded by the exons ATGGACGCCCTACAGTTTGACCTGAAGAAGAAGCAGGTGTCGCTGACCAAGACTGAGATGCCTACTGCAGTGGAGAGCCGTGATGTCGTTGTGAAGGTCAAATATGCCGGAGTCTGTGGAACAGATTTACATCTCATGGAT GGGAAGTTTCCATGCGCAGACTGGCCGTTCATTCTGGGCCATGAATTGTGCGGTGTGGTGCACTCTGTCGGCTCCAAGGTGAAACATGTCAAACAAGGGGACAGAGTGGCCGTGGATCCTAACAG CGGATGTGGTACTTGTGTGTACTGTACTACAGGCCGGTATCACTTGTGTCCCACGGGAGGCCTTGCCTCCTATATCGGTTTCTACAAGGATGGAGGTTGGGCTCAATACTGCAAAGCACCTGCCGGACAAATCTACCGATTGCCTGAATCCACCACCTTCCAACAAG GTTTACTGACCGAGCCGATGTCATGTATATCTCATACCTGGGACATGATGACGCCAGTACCTATAGGTTCGTCTGTACTGGTTCTGGGAGCTGGTATCATTGGTAACCTGGTCAGTGCCTTGCTGCACCACTCTGGCCACCGCAAAGTTGTCGTGTGCGAGCCTTCCCCGGCTAGACAGACTCTCAACAAGAAACTTG ACACAGGATTCAAGTGCTGCAGCCCAGAGGAGCTGAAGGCCATGAAGGACAGTAATCCTCAGTGGGGGGTAGACCTGTGTGTAGACTGCAGTGGTAGCTGTCATGCCATGGAGGAAGCTATGTCTTTGTTAAATCCTTGCGGCAGATTGTACATCTTTGGCGTGGCTTCCCCTGAGGCTAAAATAAG AATATCACCATTTGACATGTTTTTGAAAGAGCTGAGCATTGTAGGTTCTGCATTAAATCCATACAGTTTTCAAAACGCTATCAATCTCATAAACGCTATGGGTTCCAG ATATATGGAATTTGAGAAATTGGGAGTGCAACTGTTTTCACCAGAAAAACATGAAGAGGCATTTGATTCTCTCAGGAAAGGAAAAATATCCAAGGCAGTTTTCAACTTTTCCTCAgaattagattaa
- the LOC124369528 gene encoding D-arabinitol dehydrogenase 1-like isoform X1: MFTFIIVFIPVFMRVNKIYSVSRRCFGRTTVFDTTTGEKRLSKQMDALQFDLKKKQVSLTKTEMPTAVESRDVVVKVKYAGVCGTDLHLMDGKFPCADWPFILGHELCGVVHSVGSKVKHVKQGDRVAVDPNSGCGTCVYCTTGRYHLCPTGGLASYIGFYKDGGWAQYCKAPAGQIYRLPESTTFQQGLLTEPMSCISHTWDMMTPVPIGSSVLVLGAGIIGNLVSALLHHSGHRKVVVCEPSPARQTLNKKLDTGFKCCSPEELKAMKDSNPQWGVDLCVDCSGSCHAMEEAMSLLNPCGRLYIFGVASPEAKIRISPFDMFLKELSIVGSALNPYSFQNAINLINAMGSRYMEFEKLGVQLFSPEKHEEAFDSLRKGKISKAVFNFSSELD, from the exons atgtttacatttataatcgtTTTCATCCCAGTGTTTATGAGAGTGAACAAAATATACAGTGTTTCAAGAAGGTGTTTTGGGAGAACAACAGTTTTTGATACAACAACGG GTGAGAAAAGGCTCTCTAAACAGATGGACGCCCTACAGTTTGACCTGAAGAAGAAGCAGGTGTCGCTGACCAAGACTGAGATGCCTACTGCAGTGGAGAGCCGTGATGTCGTTGTGAAGGTCAAATATGCCGGAGTCTGTGGAACAGATTTACATCTCATGGAT GGGAAGTTTCCATGCGCAGACTGGCCGTTCATTCTGGGCCATGAATTGTGCGGTGTGGTGCACTCTGTCGGCTCCAAGGTGAAACATGTCAAACAAGGGGACAGAGTGGCCGTGGATCCTAACAG CGGATGTGGTACTTGTGTGTACTGTACTACAGGCCGGTATCACTTGTGTCCCACGGGAGGCCTTGCCTCCTATATCGGTTTCTACAAGGATGGAGGTTGGGCTCAATACTGCAAAGCACCTGCCGGACAAATCTACCGATTGCCTGAATCCACCACCTTCCAACAAG GTTTACTGACCGAGCCGATGTCATGTATATCTCATACCTGGGACATGATGACGCCAGTACCTATAGGTTCGTCTGTACTGGTTCTGGGAGCTGGTATCATTGGTAACCTGGTCAGTGCCTTGCTGCACCACTCTGGCCACCGCAAAGTTGTCGTGTGCGAGCCTTCCCCGGCTAGACAGACTCTCAACAAGAAACTTG ACACAGGATTCAAGTGCTGCAGCCCAGAGGAGCTGAAGGCCATGAAGGACAGTAATCCTCAGTGGGGGGTAGACCTGTGTGTAGACTGCAGTGGTAGCTGTCATGCCATGGAGGAAGCTATGTCTTTGTTAAATCCTTGCGGCAGATTGTACATCTTTGGCGTGGCTTCCCCTGAGGCTAAAATAAG AATATCACCATTTGACATGTTTTTGAAAGAGCTGAGCATTGTAGGTTCTGCATTAAATCCATACAGTTTTCAAAACGCTATCAATCTCATAAACGCTATGGGTTCCAG ATATATGGAATTTGAGAAATTGGGAGTGCAACTGTTTTCACCAGAAAAACATGAAGAGGCATTTGATTCTCTCAGGAAAGGAAAAATATCCAAGGCAGTTTTCAACTTTTCCTCAgaattagattaa